The segment TTGGCGTCATACAATGACAAAATGAAATCACTCACTGAAGCAAATATTTACAGATATTCACAGATATTTAGAATCTCTTCGCTGAGTGGCACCGGTTCACTTGGAAGGTGCTTAGTGGACTAAACCTTAAGGTTCTGAAAACAATTCTAAAACGTGTAAAAATGGATACGGGTATTTTATGAGAAGGGACAACAAGCGTGTAACACGTAAAGATGTCACGTATGTTCAGTGTTTTTGCCAGTAACACCTTTCCAATCGAAGGACCTCAAACACAGTCAAAACAGAAGTCAGTAATGAAAGAGTTCGAAGGTGCATTTGCAAAAATATCGGTTTCTCGAGACGTTCGTGTGATCTAGACTGACTAGTAGTTGCGAGGACTGAGTAGTACAGAGTGCCCAGTGGTAATCCTGTGtgaatgcatgaccgaacgtTTTCAGCTCGGGTGTGTCTAGTAAAATTGATGGACTCAGCACCAATTTCGAAGACATACAGAACTACATATGCTGGATGGGGTTATTTACACTATACATGAACTGCTCTTCGCGATTTACAGGGTTTGAAATCGTCCTACTTATTCGCTCTGCGATTGTCCACTCAGGAAAAAATATCTGTGTTGGTAATTAACTCGCTAAATCAAATAACTTTCACAATACTAGACATTGACGATCATCTTAATATTTTCAACGAATACGACGAAACGAACACATTCGGTCAGGGTTAATTACCAGACCACAACATGAACTGATGTGAAATGATCATTCCACTCTCTGAACCTAATTTCGGTGGCCCATTATCTGACTCTGATTGGATCGTATGGTGATTATTATCGAAACATGCATCTCAGCTACCCTTATGTATAGTTATCGACTAAAATCACCCTAGTAAATAACGAAATTAAATACGTACACCTCATGCAATCGTCTATACAGTCAGACGGTCAGAGAAACACAGTGAAGGAAGCGATGGGGAGAGTGTGAGGCGAAAAGGATCGTCGAACACATTTGAGCCAACTTCATTTGACCAAGAGTGCCTCAATATTTATGATTAGAGGAAAATAAGTCACAGACACATGATGAATGGGATAAGCAATTGGtacacatacgatcatataaaacGCAGTCAGCGGTAATAGGCGAATAAGTGGCAGGGTAAAGAAGTGACTTGGGAGGAAGGAATAGATTGATCTGTCCAGAGGCTTGAACAATCTGTGTGGGCTTGACATGGTAACAGCCACTACATCATTCAGGGGTCTCACTTATCTTTAACTTCCCCTACaacaaaaatataattatcACCTTAATCATCATTGCCTTCTTTGTACGCTTTAAGGAAAATAACAGTGTTGTAATCATCAACtgattttcatatttccttTTTCCACTTTACTCCGATAACGTTTCCTTAGCCTTTGTACAGTGCTGGCAACTTCTGTAAACACTCCCTCCTTCATAACTTCACCACGTGGATGGGATGAAAAGACTGTTATTTCACATTACATTTGTTAGTattgtcaccatcttgaaataATTAACTCTCACACAAGTGAGTTAGAATTTGACTACTTTGCAAGTCTTTTAGGACTTCACATTCTGTTTATAGGCCCAACACACTGAAGTTTCAACATTCTGTAGGGATGATTCGTCAGAGGTTGTAAAATGAAGTTGTTTTCTCCATCTAGTTGTTTTAGATAGTGCATGCCGCTCACCTCAACTCTTGCGTTACTATGTCAAATGTAGATTTGAAACCTAAGTATGAACCAGGTGtgattttctttttcaatatatatCAGCTTGCATACACAGGTGAAAAACTTCTTTGCTTCCATGGACCTCTTATGTATGAAGCCAAGTGTCTGGATGTCAAGGTGAAAGAAGATGGAGTAATGTATTTTGTACACTACCAAGGTTGGAATAAGAAGTAAGGATGctattaaatttattctttGATAATAGTTGGGATGAGTGGGTAACTGACAAACGTATGTTCAAATATAATGAAGAGGGATTAAAGAAACAGAAGGAGTTGGAACGGCAGATGTAAATTAGTGTTTCCTACTTAATGTGTCGAACGGGTTTGTAGAAGGTCTGGGAAAGTCAAAGTCTTAAGAAAATCTGAATTAAAGTCACAATCTTTACCACCTCTGGAAGTTTTGAAGGATGTGGAGCGCACGCTGAAGCCTGCTAATGTAAAACAAGGTTATATTTTCTGGGTTACTTCACTTACTGTATTTATAGAAGAGGAGAGTCCTAAAGCAAAGCAGTCTAAAAGTAACGGTGAAGCTGATGAAAAACCGAGCACACCTGTGACGATAGAAGTAAAGGAGAGCGAAGATTCCAAGGCACCATCAAAGCCTTCCGAAGAATCTAACAACGTATCCAACAATACTACAGTATCAAGCAGAAGAAGAAAAAGTCGGGCGAAATCAGGAATAAAATCTATTGAAAATGTAAATCTGAAAAGCTCATTTGTTGAACTTAGGGGGTTTTTTTCTTGATTTTATGGAACATTTTTAAGACAAACCAGTCGTATGGTTGTTTCGTGCATTCGCTTAATGACTTCTTTTTTGTGTTCAGAACGTTAACCGACACCTTATGTTTTGATTCTCCATTAACTCCATAGACTCATACCTCAGCGATTCTGATTTATGTGATAATAAATCCAGTGTTATGGAATCTTAATTCCCAAATATCTCACTCTTATTGTAGGTGAAAAAGATCTTTTCCTCCATCAGTACATCTGAAATGAAATAACTTATGTCTCTTGCAGTATGAATCATGTTCCGAGTGAAATTCATGTATTTTTAGCATTCGGGAGACTCATGTTAAGTTCTGAGACATTATGTCTCATTCTGTTGTATGCAGATACCTATCTAACCTTtctcttattattttattaggATGACTGTTTACTTTCAAAGCCACAACTACTGGTATCTATACCTCCATCTTTAAAGGCGTGGCTCGTGGATGATTGGGACTTAATTACTCGTCAAGCTCGTGTAAGTCAGGTTTCCTTTAACTGTTTGATGGTCctgtttcattttgtattgagatgtcattcattaatatatttaaatacataaactttggtacaaggaggcatcaaatggatatgcaccacataaatcactcgatttgtgtgagggttgggaTACTACACGAGTGctgaaaccgaagcaggtggctttcttagggggccacacccggagtttTTAACCTAAatgtttaatccacaaggcagtggagccacgtcaggagatgtagtcccatagtagccggtgaccaacgatcggTTCATACACCACTTGTTCTTTCAGGATCCTtgacaccattggtttggaatcagggttttccaactcccctaggtggacaatccgcgtccaccaacccgattaaggcgccggacattctcttttagTCCTCTCAATCTCGTAACCAACACCCTCaaccgcgagaaggcagtgagtaagacttctcCGGTAGTGGTTGTATACACGTTGCCActtgagagtatttggagagggagctGACTATCCCCACACTCATCCGTaatagggcatttgggggctgtcaTTAATTTACTCCAATTTGTAAGTGATCGTCAAATTAAAATCAATGTAAAGATAATGAGAGGGACTAAGGTGTTCTGAATTCATACTACTCTAATAGATCATCACCTATACCACCGCCTTCGACCGATGGAAGCATGTTTTCTCCATCTCAGCATTTCTCGTGTTTATTGAAGACATTTATTAGGTATGAGTTCTATTTTAGTCTAGGCCTTTTAAATACGATATCCTTGGCCAGTCACCATTTTATTCCGTGCATTTTGCTCATTAGCGCCCACAGAATCGCTAACTCTTAAGCTTAGTCCTACCAGGAGCTGAAGATGTCTTGTCTGGGGTTTATGGCTAGGTTTCAATCTGTCGGTGAAACTAGGTTTTATTAACAGCAATACATTGCCGACTTCATTTCTTTCAGATCGTGTTTATTAATTACTTCTTCAGTACAAtcgattttattatt is part of the Schistosoma mansoni strain Puerto Rico chromosome 1, complete genome genome and harbors:
- a CDS encoding transcription factor mrg-related; amino-acid sequence: MEHCTKDNRNDSATKTKVMDSTLDSLLGPSEVGRTAEDPKSTAIIYLEKHGILRLMQIVHAAHLNSCVTMSNVDLKPKYEPGEKLLCFHGPLMYEAKCLDVKVKEDGVMYFVHYQGWNKNWDEWVTDKRMFKYNEEGLKKQKELERQIRSGKVKVLRKSELKSQSLPPLEVLKDVERTLKPANVKQEEESPKAKQSKSNGEADEKPSTPVTIEVKESEDSKAPSKPSEESNNVSNNTTVSSRRRKSRAKSGIKSIENDDCLLSKPQLLVSIPPSLKAWLVDDWDLITRQARLYELPASQPISALLSDFLESAEIEVKSEPTSEPQNVQHNINPAIRPDLRREFLAGIQHYFNLIIGSHLLYKFERLQYAELLKRHTDKRMSDIYGSIHLLRLFVKLRDMVSFTKVDVNSLPILEALVNEFLQFLRQNEGRYFRLEDYTVATAEYQRRAMC